A window from Lates calcarifer isolate ASB-BC8 linkage group LG7_2, TLL_Latcal_v3, whole genome shotgun sequence encodes these proteins:
- the abcb6a gene encoding ATP-binding cassette sub-family B member 6 isoform X2 — MVFMQSYCEANSSISHTWVDEGIAPCFYFTLVSTILLTLAFFLGTIHCIFYQKYGTAMEPKFIPRSRLYGFQQAISILLLIQFLGEMVWRAAGGGELPGYVVLYGCFSVLGWAWAIALLRVERRRVLVMDRTRGHSAALLLFWALAFSAENLAFVSWYSPRWWWGLENNQQQVQFALWLMRYIGTGLLFFIGLKAPGLPRRPYMLLINEDERDVENSGQSLLGTTEENQSTWQGFRKKVHLLLPYMWPRGNIFLQLLVLLCLVLLGVERAINVFVPIYYKNIVNDLTDGSSWRTVATTVFIYVLLKFLQGGGAGASGFVSNMRSFLWIRVQQFTNRVVQVRLFAHLHSLSLRWHLSRKTGDVLRSIDRGTSSINSLLSYIVFSIFPTIADIVISIIYFITYFNAWFGLIVFICMVLYLTLTIIITEWRTKFRRDMNQQDNNAKSKAVDSLLNFETVKYYNAENYEVSRFEDTILKYQVSEWKTQASLAFLNQTQNIIIGSGLLAGSLLCAYFVTEGKFQVGDFVLFGTYIIQLYTPLNWFGTYYRIIQKSFIDMENMFTLFEEEEEVKDEVNAGNLLYKLGKVEFENVYFSYISGKEILQDVSFTVLPGQTVALVGPSGSGKSTIIRLLFRFYNIQGGCIRIDGQDISKVKQTSLRAHIGVVPQDTVLFNDNIRDNIRYGRITASDQEVEEAAIAADIHDKIMTFPEGYDTQVGERGLKLSGGEKQRVAIARTILKAPQIILLDEATSALDTQTERNIQASLAKVCANRTTVVVAHRLSTIIGADQILVINEGRIAERGRHEELLLKGGLYADMWMQQQQTQDSDSSSDTEAKDRSSEKLQPPSTSSDHHGH, encoded by the exons aTGGTGTTTATGCAGAGCTACTGCGAAGCCAATTCCTCCATTTCCCACACCTGGGTGGATGAAGGTATCGCCCCCTGCTTCTACTTCACACTAGTCTCCACCATCCTGCTCACCCTCGCCTTCTTCCTCGGCACCATCCACTGCATATTCTACCAGAAATATGGCACAGCAATGGAGCCCAAGTTCATCCCACGCTCTCGCCTCTACGGGTTCCAGCAGGCCATCTCTATCCTTCTCCTAATCCAGTTTCTGGGTGAGATGGTGTGGCGGGCCGCAGGCGGAGGAGAGCTCCCGGGCTATGTGGTGCTGTACGGCTGCTTCTCCGTACTGGGCTGGGCCTGGGCCATAGCCCTGCTCAGGGTGGAGAGACGCAGGGTCCTCGTGATGGACCGGACAAGGGGACACAGCGCAGCCCTGCTGCTGTTCTGGGCTCTGGCTTTCTCGGCTGAGAACTTGGCTTTCGTCTCCTGGTACAGTCCTCGCTGGTGGTGGGGGCTGGAGAACAATCAACAGCAG GTGCAGTTTGCCCTGTGGCTGATGCGCTACATTGGCACCGGGCTGCTCTTCTTCATTGGTCTCAAAGCTCCGGGGTTGCCACGGAGACCATACATGCTGCTAATAAACGAAGATGAGCGTGATGTAGAGAACAGTGGACAG agccTGTTGGGCACAACAGAAGAGAACCAGTCCACCTGGCAGGGTTTCAGAAAGAAGGTCCATCTGCTTCTTCCCTACATGTGGCCCAGAGGCAACATCTTCCTCCAGCTGCTGGTCCTCCTCTGTTTAGTGCTGCTGGGAGTCGAGAGGGCTATTAATGTCTTTGTTCCCATTTACTACAAGAATATTG TGAATGATCTGACTGATGGCAGCAGCTGGCGCACTGTGGCCACtacagtgtttatttatgtcTTGCTCAAGTTCCTGCAGGGCGGAGGGGCAG GCGCCTCAGGGTTTGTCAGCAACATGCGCTCTTTCCTGTGGATCCGGGTGCAGCAGTTCACCAACCGCGTGGTTCAGGTGCGTCTGTTTGCCCACCTGCACTCCCTCTCCCTGCGCTGGCATCTGAGTCGCAAAACCGGCGACGTACTAAGAAGCATCGACCGTGGAACTTCCTCCATTAACAGCTTGCTCAG CTACATAGTGTTCAGTATCTTCCCAACCATCGCCGATATTGTCATCTCCATCATCTACTTCATCACGTATTTCAACGCCTGGTTCGGCCTTATCGTCTTCATCTGCATGGTCCTTTATCTCA CTTtgaccatcatcatcactgaatgGAGGACCAAGTTCAGACGAGACATGAATCAGCAGGACAACAACGCCAAGTCCAAGGCTGTGGACTCCTTGTTAAACTTTGAGACG GTAAAATACTACAATGCAGAGAACTATGAGGTCAGCCGTTTTGAGGATACCATCTTAAAATATCAG GTGTCTGAGTGGAAAACCCAGGCGTCTTTGGCTTTCCTCAACCAAACACAGAACATCATCATCGGATCAGGCCTGCTAGCTGGCTCCCTGCTCTGTGCCTACTTTGTGACTGAAGGGAAGTTTCAG GTTGGAGATTTTGTTCTCTTCGGTACCTACATCATCCAGCTGTACACCCCACTCAACTGGTTTGGAACCTACTACAG AATCATCCAGAAATCCTTCATTGACATGGAAAACATGTTCACACTatttgaagaagaagaagag GTGAAAGATGAAGTAAACGCAGGGAATCTTCTCTACAAACTAGGAAAAGTGGAGTTTGAGAATGTTTACTTCAGCTACATAAGTGG TAAAGAGATTCTCCAGGACGTTTCCTTCACTGTGCTGCCAGGACAAACAGTCGCCCTG GTTGGACCATCAGGATCTGGGAAGAGCACCATCATTAGACTACTATTCCGTTTCTATAACATTCAGGGAGGCTGCATTCGCATCGATGGCCAGGATATATCAAAA GTGAAACAAACATCTCTGCGAGCTCATATCGGCGTGGTTCCCCAGGATACTGTGCTTTTCAACGACAACATCCGTGATAATATTCGCTACGGTCGCATCACTGCCAGTgatcaggaggtggaggaggctgccATAGCTGCTGATATCCATGATAAAATCATGACCTTCCCTGAAG GTTATGATACACAGGTGGGTGAAAGAGGTCTGAagctgagtggaggagagaagcagagggtGGCCATCGCCAGAACAATCCTCAAAGCACCACAGATCATCCTGCTGGATGAG gCCACATCTGCactggacacacaaacagaacgCAACATCCAGGCCTCACTGGCTAAAGTCTGTGCCAATCGTACAACAGTCGTTGTAGCTCACAG atTGTCCACCATCATTGGAGCAGACCAGATCCTGGTTATAAATGAGGGCCGGATAGCTGAGCGAGGACG ACATGAGGAATTACTACTAAAGGGAGGCCTGTACGCAGATATgtggatgcagcagcagcagactcagGACTCAGACTCCTCATCAGACACTGAAGCCAAAGATCGTTCGTCTGAGAAACTACAACCACCGTCGACTTCTTCAGACCACCACGGccactga
- the abcb6a gene encoding ATP-binding cassette sub-family B member 6 isoform X1 produces the protein MTSTLSTAAMVFMQSYCEANSSISHTWVDEGIAPCFYFTLVSTILLTLAFFLGTIHCIFYQKYGTAMEPKFIPRSRLYGFQQAISILLLIQFLGEMVWRAAGGGELPGYVVLYGCFSVLGWAWAIALLRVERRRVLVMDRTRGHSAALLLFWALAFSAENLAFVSWYSPRWWWGLENNQQQVQFALWLMRYIGTGLLFFIGLKAPGLPRRPYMLLINEDERDVENSGQSLLGTTEENQSTWQGFRKKVHLLLPYMWPRGNIFLQLLVLLCLVLLGVERAINVFVPIYYKNIVNDLTDGSSWRTVATTVFIYVLLKFLQGGGAGASGFVSNMRSFLWIRVQQFTNRVVQVRLFAHLHSLSLRWHLSRKTGDVLRSIDRGTSSINSLLSYIVFSIFPTIADIVISIIYFITYFNAWFGLIVFICMVLYLTLTIIITEWRTKFRRDMNQQDNNAKSKAVDSLLNFETVKYYNAENYEVSRFEDTILKYQVSEWKTQASLAFLNQTQNIIIGSGLLAGSLLCAYFVTEGKFQVGDFVLFGTYIIQLYTPLNWFGTYYRIIQKSFIDMENMFTLFEEEEEVKDEVNAGNLLYKLGKVEFENVYFSYISGKEILQDVSFTVLPGQTVALVGPSGSGKSTIIRLLFRFYNIQGGCIRIDGQDISKVKQTSLRAHIGVVPQDTVLFNDNIRDNIRYGRITASDQEVEEAAIAADIHDKIMTFPEGYDTQVGERGLKLSGGEKQRVAIARTILKAPQIILLDEATSALDTQTERNIQASLAKVCANRTTVVVAHRLSTIIGADQILVINEGRIAERGRHEELLLKGGLYADMWMQQQQTQDSDSSSDTEAKDRSSEKLQPPSTSSDHHGH, from the exons ATGACTTCTACTCTCAGCA ctgcagccaTGGTGTTTATGCAGAGCTACTGCGAAGCCAATTCCTCCATTTCCCACACCTGGGTGGATGAAGGTATCGCCCCCTGCTTCTACTTCACACTAGTCTCCACCATCCTGCTCACCCTCGCCTTCTTCCTCGGCACCATCCACTGCATATTCTACCAGAAATATGGCACAGCAATGGAGCCCAAGTTCATCCCACGCTCTCGCCTCTACGGGTTCCAGCAGGCCATCTCTATCCTTCTCCTAATCCAGTTTCTGGGTGAGATGGTGTGGCGGGCCGCAGGCGGAGGAGAGCTCCCGGGCTATGTGGTGCTGTACGGCTGCTTCTCCGTACTGGGCTGGGCCTGGGCCATAGCCCTGCTCAGGGTGGAGAGACGCAGGGTCCTCGTGATGGACCGGACAAGGGGACACAGCGCAGCCCTGCTGCTGTTCTGGGCTCTGGCTTTCTCGGCTGAGAACTTGGCTTTCGTCTCCTGGTACAGTCCTCGCTGGTGGTGGGGGCTGGAGAACAATCAACAGCAG GTGCAGTTTGCCCTGTGGCTGATGCGCTACATTGGCACCGGGCTGCTCTTCTTCATTGGTCTCAAAGCTCCGGGGTTGCCACGGAGACCATACATGCTGCTAATAAACGAAGATGAGCGTGATGTAGAGAACAGTGGACAG agccTGTTGGGCACAACAGAAGAGAACCAGTCCACCTGGCAGGGTTTCAGAAAGAAGGTCCATCTGCTTCTTCCCTACATGTGGCCCAGAGGCAACATCTTCCTCCAGCTGCTGGTCCTCCTCTGTTTAGTGCTGCTGGGAGTCGAGAGGGCTATTAATGTCTTTGTTCCCATTTACTACAAGAATATTG TGAATGATCTGACTGATGGCAGCAGCTGGCGCACTGTGGCCACtacagtgtttatttatgtcTTGCTCAAGTTCCTGCAGGGCGGAGGGGCAG GCGCCTCAGGGTTTGTCAGCAACATGCGCTCTTTCCTGTGGATCCGGGTGCAGCAGTTCACCAACCGCGTGGTTCAGGTGCGTCTGTTTGCCCACCTGCACTCCCTCTCCCTGCGCTGGCATCTGAGTCGCAAAACCGGCGACGTACTAAGAAGCATCGACCGTGGAACTTCCTCCATTAACAGCTTGCTCAG CTACATAGTGTTCAGTATCTTCCCAACCATCGCCGATATTGTCATCTCCATCATCTACTTCATCACGTATTTCAACGCCTGGTTCGGCCTTATCGTCTTCATCTGCATGGTCCTTTATCTCA CTTtgaccatcatcatcactgaatgGAGGACCAAGTTCAGACGAGACATGAATCAGCAGGACAACAACGCCAAGTCCAAGGCTGTGGACTCCTTGTTAAACTTTGAGACG GTAAAATACTACAATGCAGAGAACTATGAGGTCAGCCGTTTTGAGGATACCATCTTAAAATATCAG GTGTCTGAGTGGAAAACCCAGGCGTCTTTGGCTTTCCTCAACCAAACACAGAACATCATCATCGGATCAGGCCTGCTAGCTGGCTCCCTGCTCTGTGCCTACTTTGTGACTGAAGGGAAGTTTCAG GTTGGAGATTTTGTTCTCTTCGGTACCTACATCATCCAGCTGTACACCCCACTCAACTGGTTTGGAACCTACTACAG AATCATCCAGAAATCCTTCATTGACATGGAAAACATGTTCACACTatttgaagaagaagaagag GTGAAAGATGAAGTAAACGCAGGGAATCTTCTCTACAAACTAGGAAAAGTGGAGTTTGAGAATGTTTACTTCAGCTACATAAGTGG TAAAGAGATTCTCCAGGACGTTTCCTTCACTGTGCTGCCAGGACAAACAGTCGCCCTG GTTGGACCATCAGGATCTGGGAAGAGCACCATCATTAGACTACTATTCCGTTTCTATAACATTCAGGGAGGCTGCATTCGCATCGATGGCCAGGATATATCAAAA GTGAAACAAACATCTCTGCGAGCTCATATCGGCGTGGTTCCCCAGGATACTGTGCTTTTCAACGACAACATCCGTGATAATATTCGCTACGGTCGCATCACTGCCAGTgatcaggaggtggaggaggctgccATAGCTGCTGATATCCATGATAAAATCATGACCTTCCCTGAAG GTTATGATACACAGGTGGGTGAAAGAGGTCTGAagctgagtggaggagagaagcagagggtGGCCATCGCCAGAACAATCCTCAAAGCACCACAGATCATCCTGCTGGATGAG gCCACATCTGCactggacacacaaacagaacgCAACATCCAGGCCTCACTGGCTAAAGTCTGTGCCAATCGTACAACAGTCGTTGTAGCTCACAG atTGTCCACCATCATTGGAGCAGACCAGATCCTGGTTATAAATGAGGGCCGGATAGCTGAGCGAGGACG ACATGAGGAATTACTACTAAAGGGAGGCCTGTACGCAGATATgtggatgcagcagcagcagactcagGACTCAGACTCCTCATCAGACACTGAAGCCAAAGATCGTTCGTCTGAGAAACTACAACCACCGTCGACTTCTTCAGACCACCACGGccactga